A region of the Brachybacterium sacelli genome:
CCGCCTCGGTCTTCGGGGCGGGGCGACGATTAGGCCGCGCCGGGCGCGGGGGAGGCGTCGGGAACCCCTCGGGCACCGGCCGCAGCACGGCGCGCGGTGCCGTGCCGGGGCGCAGGCCCGTCTCCGGGTGCAGGCCGGACGCCGGAGGCGTGCTGGTGCGGGGACCCTGGCCCGGGGCGTTGCCGGCAGCGACGCTGTCGGCGTCCTCGACGATGCCGTGGTCGGCGACGCCCTCGGGCGTGGCGCCGGAATCGGCTCCGCGGCCGGGATCGGGGTCGGTGGCGTAGCCGGCGCCGGTGCTTCCCGGGGGAACCGGATACGCCCCGTCGGTTCCCGTCGGCGGCGTCTCCTCGTTTCCCGCCGGCGGCGGCGCCCCGTATCCGTACTCCTGGGTGGCCCCCGATGACGCACCGGGCCCGCCTGACCTGGACGGATCCGAAGCATCGGCCGCCGAGGGGGACGATCCGTCACGCGGATCGGGCTCCCCGGAAGTGTCGCGGTCGATACCCACCCGATCTCCTCGCTGGTCGCAGCACGTGGACGCGACGCACATCACCTGGACTGCGCGGACGCTCCTGCTAGGATAGACGACTGGAACAGGTCGAAACCCTCGTCACGTCGTTCCTCAAGTGGAGTCCCTTCCCACCTCGCAGCAACCAGCTCGCGCTTCCGGGCCGAGCGAACCGCAGCCGGGTCAGTATCGCCGTCGGGCCATCGTGCCCGATCGTCGGGCCGCAGTGCCCGACAGACGCTCCGGCGCCCGGCACCTTGGGGCCTCCGCATGAAGCGGGGGCCTTCGTCGTGTCCGACTCGAACCAAGGTGAGGAGCCAACATCAGCGAACAGCGCATCAACGGTCAGATCAGGGTCCCCAAGGTCCTGCTGGTCGGGCCCGCCGGCGAACAGGTCGGCGAGGTCCGTGTCGAGGACGCCCTGCGTCTCGCCGCGGAAGCAGATCTCGACCTCGTCGAGGTCGCACCCGGCGCGAACCCGCCGGTCGCCCGCCTCATGGATTACGGCAAGTACAAGTACGAAGCCAACCTGAAGGCCCGCGAGTCGCGGAAGAACCAGGCGAACACGGTCCAGAAGGAAATCCGGATGGGCCTGAAGATTGACACCCACGACTACGAGACCAAGCGCCGCAATGTTGAGAAGTTCCTGGACGGCGGCGACAAGGTCAAGGTCATCATCCGCTTCCGCGGGCGTGAGCAGTCCCGTCCCGAGCGGGGCGTGAAGCTGCTGCAGCGTATGGCCGAGGACGTCGCCGAGTACGGCTTCGTCGAGTCCCATCCGCGGCAGGACGGCCGCAACATGGTGATGGTCTTCGGGCCTCACAAGAAGAAGGCCCAGGCCATGGCCGAGGCCCGCAAGCGCAAGACTGACGCCGAGAAGGCTGCCGCCCGGAACAAGGACGACTCGTCCGACTCCGCGGCCGATGCCGGCTCCGGCACCGAGTCCTGAACGTACGAAGGAGAACAGGCACATGCCGAAGAACAAGACCCATTCGGGGACCAAGAAGCGCGTCCGCGTGACCGGCTCGGGCAAGCTCATGCGGGAGAAGGCGAACGCTCGTCACCTCCTGGAGCACAAGTCCTCCTCGCGCAAGCGCCGTCTCGGCAGCGACACCTCTGTCGACAAGGCCGACGTCAAGCGCATGAAGAAGCTGCTGGGCCGCTGATCGCCCACGCGGGAGCACGCCTCCCGCGCCCCTGAACTTACGATCGAAGGAGTATCACGTGGCACGCGTGAAGCGGGCGGTCAACGCCCAGAAGAAGCGTCGGGAGATCCTCGAGCAGGCCAGCGGTTACCGTGGCCAGCGCTCTCGTCTGTACCGCAAGGCGAAGGAGCAGGTCCTTCACTCGCAGACCTACAACTACCGTGACCGCAAGAAGCGCAAGGGCGACTTCCGTCAGCTCTGGATCCAGCGCATCAACGCCGCCTCGCGCGCCAACGGACTCACCTACAACCGCCTCATCCAGGGCCTCGGCCTCGCGGGTGTCGAGGTCGATCGTCGCATGCTCGCCGAGCTCGCGGTCAACGACGCCCCGGCGTTCGCCGCCCTGGTCGAGGTCGCCAAGAACGCCCTCCCCAAGGACGTCAACGCGCCGGCAGCCTGACATCGCGTCGCACCACGCGATGACCGAGCGCCCGGATCAGTCGCCGATCACCTCCCCCCGCTCCGAGCGGGTGCGGACGGTGGCGGCACTGGCCGGGCGCTCCGCGCGTCGCAAGCTCAGCCGGTTCCGCATCGAGGGACCGCAGGCGGTCCGCTCCCTGCTCAGGGACCGCCCTGATCTGGCGCTCGAACTCTTCGTCACCGCCCGCGCCGCGGCGGACCACCCCGAGCTGGCCGATCTCGCCGGGGCCGCGAGCGTCCCCGTGCACGAGGTCGAGGACCGCATCCTGCGTGCCATGGTCCGCGAGAGCGGCGACGGCGGCGAGGCCCCCGACGGCGCCGGAGCGCTGGTCAGCCCGCAGGGAGTGCTCGCTGTGGGCACCCTTCCCGCGCCCGACCCGTCCTTGGCCCTCACCGCGGTCAGGGACCTCCCATCGCTGCAGCCCGTGATGGTTCTCGTGCTGCACGAGGTGCGCGATCCCGGCAACGTCGGGACCCTGATCCGCACCGCCGACGCCGCGGGCGCCGATCTCGTGGTGCTCACCCGCACCAGCGCCGACCCCTACGGGCCGAAGGCAGTGCGCGCCTCGGTGGGCAGCCTGTTCCACCTCCCCGTCCTCACCGGTGCCGACGGCTCCGAGATGCTCGCGGCACTCGCCGATGCCGACATCACCGCGGCCGCCACCAGTGGCTACGCGCAGGCCGAGCTGTTCACCGCCGACCTTCCCGAACGTATCGCCTGGATCCTGGGCAACGAGGCCCGCGGCCTGGATAGGGCCACCCTGGACGCGGCGCCGCTGTCGGTCCGCATCCCGCTCGCAGGGCGCGCGGAGTCCCTGAACGTCCACACCGCGGCGACGGTCTGCCTGTTCGAGTCCCTGCGACGTCGGCAGGCGGGGGCATGAGCAGAGGCGGGAGCATGAGCAGTCGCGCCCTCCGGATCGGCGCTCTCGCCCTCCCCTTCCTGCTGGTCCTGACCCTCGCGAGCGCCCTCATCGGTCTGCTCGCCACCGGGGCCGCCCGACCTGCGACCCTCGTTCCCGCGTCGCCCCTGGTCACCTGGGGGACGCCCGTCGTGCGCGCCCTGCATCATCTCGGGCTGCTGCTCGCCGTCGGGGCCGGCGGCACCGCCGTCCTGCTCCTGCCCGGG
Encoded here:
- the infC gene encoding translation initiation factor IF-3 — encoded protein: MVGPAGEQVGEVRVEDALRLAAEADLDLVEVAPGANPPVARLMDYGKYKYEANLKARESRKNQANTVQKEIRMGLKIDTHDYETKRRNVEKFLDGGDKVKVIIRFRGREQSRPERGVKLLQRMAEDVAEYGFVESHPRQDGRNMVMVFGPHKKKAQAMAEARKRKTDAEKAAARNKDDSSDSAADAGSGTES
- the rpmI gene encoding 50S ribosomal protein L35 yields the protein MPKNKTHSGTKKRVRVTGSGKLMREKANARHLLEHKSSSRKRRLGSDTSVDKADVKRMKKLLGR
- the rplT gene encoding 50S ribosomal protein L20, producing MARVKRAVNAQKKRREILEQASGYRGQRSRLYRKAKEQVLHSQTYNYRDRKKRKGDFRQLWIQRINAASRANGLTYNRLIQGLGLAGVEVDRRMLAELAVNDAPAFAALVEVAKNALPKDVNAPAA
- a CDS encoding TrmH family RNA methyltransferase, with protein sequence MTERPDQSPITSPRSERVRTVAALAGRSARRKLSRFRIEGPQAVRSLLRDRPDLALELFVTARAAADHPELADLAGAASVPVHEVEDRILRAMVRESGDGGEAPDGAGALVSPQGVLAVGTLPAPDPSLALTAVRDLPSLQPVMVLVLHEVRDPGNVGTLIRTADAAGADLVVLTRTSADPYGPKAVRASVGSLFHLPVLTGADGSEMLAALADADITAAATSGYAQAELFTADLPERIAWILGNEARGLDRATLDAAPLSVRIPLAGRAESLNVHTAATVCLFESLRRRQAGA